In one window of bacterium DNA:
- a CDS encoding DUF2283 domain-containing protein, translating to MKITYDSKYDVLYLKFKDIKEVVCKNLTDDITIDMDERGKIAGIEILSASKHIDLDKLLPIETKEKISV from the coding sequence ATGAAAATAACTTATGATAGTAAATATGATGTTTTGTATTTGAAATTTAAAGATATAAAAGAAGTAGTATGTAAAAATCTTACAGATGATATAACAATTGATATGGATGAAAGAGGGAAAATTGCTGGTATTGAAATTCTTTCTGCTTCAAAACATATTGATTTAGATAAACTTCTCCCCATAGAAACTAAAGAAAAAATTTCTGTTTGA